The DNA segment GAGCGACTCTGGCCCGATTCCTTTGATTGCGTACCACCTGGGCGCGACGTGGAACATTCTCCTCGGCCTGAGCAGGAGCTGCTGCAGGAGGGACTGTAGAGAGAAAGTGGCAGACCGATATGAAGCATCGCTACGATCCAGCTTTTTTATTGCCTAACTTACCTTCattctttgctttgcttttgttaaataataaaagaGTTATTAGCACTACGAGTAGTGCAGTTGCAATTCCAGCGAGCAGGATTAAATCCATTTCCGAGCACCACTGTTGTTTATGTGCGTTTCTTCCTCTGCTGCAGGGATGTGTTGACGTTTTGTTTCGTATATAAACCTTGGCTTTCTATTTGTTGTTCCAATTTTGATTCCTAGGATGCATTTGTAGGACCAAGAAGATTGTGCaattgaattaataataattccaCAAAAATCCTTTTTCCAATTACTTTCGTTTAAACAATGGTTAGGTACGTTTTGGGGTGAATTTTATGTTGATGCCTTGCCTCCACCGCTATCGTACACATCTTGGCAGCACGGTGACGTTTCTCTTGCTTGCTGTCAAAAGGCTGCGTTTTCTATTGACGTGTCGGCAGAAAATTGCTTCGtttctcgatttttttttgttggtaaaatTGGTATTCTACATTGCTGGCTTCTATCGTGGTTAAAATGTTTAACCCTTCGTTATTTGTGGTGTTAGCCACGCTGCTCTTTGTTCCTCTCTCGAATGGATTGTACTTTCACATCGGTGAAACCGAACGCAAATGTTTCATCGAAGAAATACCGGATGAAACCACCGTAGTAGGTAAGGCAAACAAATCGGGAAGGGCGAATCTTCACAAGCGTAGCAACATGTCCATGGGCCGATAATGCTGTTTGTTCTCTTTATTTTAGCTAACTACAAGGTGGAACTGTATGATCCACGGTCCGGTGGATTCATGCCATCATCGCCCGGTATTGGAATGCACGTCGAAATCAAGGATCCCGACGACAAGACGATCCTTTCCCGTGTTTACAGCTCCGAAGGCAAGTGAAAGgacagtgtgtgtgcaggCTTTGCGTAAGCTTCCTTACTCACGTATGAACTCGTTTTGCAGGACGTATTTCGTTCACATCCCATATACCTGGAGAACACGTGCTGTGTATGTACTCGAACAGCACCGCCTGGTTCAGTGGATCGCAGCTCCGAGTGCACCTCGATATTCAGGTCGGAGAGCACACGATCGATTACGCTAATGTGGCACAGAAGGAAAAGCTAACCGAATTGCAGCTGCGCATTCGTCAACTCCTCGACCAGGTGGACCAAATCACAAAGGAGCAGAACTACCAGAGAGTAAGTAGAACCTAGCTGCTAGAATGTTGATTAGTGCAGCCAAATAATGCCCGCTTTTGGGATGGATGCCTTTCCTTTTTCCTATTTCCTTTCTTCCCCGGAACAGTACCGTGAAGAACGCTTCCGACAAACCAGCGACAGTACCAACCAGCGTGTCTTGTGGTGGTCGGTTGCTCAAACCGTAGTGCTGCTGATAATGGGCGTGTGGCAGATGAGGCATCTCAAGAGCTTCTTCGAAGCAAAGAAACTAGTTTAAACGAACGAATATCGTACGACAAGGTATGTCACAATCtttttgtgaaaataaatttaaacaacaTTGAAGTATGATCGTGTCCCTTCTAGCAGAATATCACTCAATCGTGTAACTAACAAATCGAAAAGTTTATTGCGAAATCGGGGGTTTTAGCTCGTGGTTCACTACAACTCAATCCTGCAAATCGGACAAATGTTCTGGAAGGATGTCCACTGCTTGATGCATTTTGCATGGAATGCATGGTCACATTTCAGGGCTCTCCGCTGATTGTTGTACTTAATGTCGCAGCGGCAGATAACGCACATCGATCTAGTTAGGGTATGGGaacggaaagaggggaaaaatAGACGCATTACATACTCTCCTAGCTTCGCACGAATCCGCTGTTCGCTGCATTACAAATTCAACACAGATAAACGCTTCAGCTTAATCCGGTCATAGTTGGGACGAAAGGGTTCGTCGGCGGCGGGGACAAAATCACAGTACACTTCTTGGCTGTTCTGTCGCTGCAGGAAAAGAATGGCCGTCGTTGTGAATTTGGACTTTTCCACAATCAACGGAGTTTCCAACACAACGTCTGAGAAGTTCATTTTTCAGCCTTATGGCGCATCGCTTGCTAGCTTGCGCACGCTGTACACTTACTGCTGTGGAACAGCGGAGAACGTATTGTTGGCTTTACTACGTATCGCTTCGATAAGATAAGATATAACCGATTTTGTCAACAACTTAGAAACCTGAAGGAAGTGAGGGAGAGAAAGCATTTGATCCACAAACGATCAGATAAAATAATTGCTGATATATTAAAACGGTTCgttgtgtattgttttgtttccacaaCATCGCCGGTGTGCTGTATTTATTCGATTTAAAATTGCGTGCTTCGCAAGCTACAGACAAAAGCGTCATTTTGTATTTAAAGTAAGCACAATAGcgcataaaataaataaaatccacTATTTAAACATAGTTTCATAATTCGTCCTTTACACTGCTAGGCACATGCGGCTCGTAACACATCGCACTCAAATCACACTGTTCAATACGGTCGGCGTACATTTGTTTAAAATGCTCGTAACTGCAAAGCGGTACATCTTCCGGGCAGCCTGGTATATTGGTAAGCCTCTCTTGGTGGTATAATGCGATCGATTGCGTTCCATCAGGGCAACTGGAAAGGGCCAGATTATATTAGCAGAAGCCTCTTAAATCAAACCTATCAACACTTACCCATACAGCACAAAGTAAAGATTGGTTCCGAACGCATCGATGTGGCTGACGCGCCACTTTCGCTTGTGGCGCATGCTTTCCCCCCTCAGCGGTTCGTTGTCTTTGTAGAGATTCAAAAAGGCGATCGATTTCAGAAGCGTACCCGAATGTGTAAAGTAGAACGTGAAACGAGGTCCATTCTCGTCGTTGAAATTGGTGAACAGATCGGCAAAAGCGGAACATGCCTGCCGATGCGTTAAATCATAACCATATCCATCGATCCAGTAGTACTTTAGATCTTCGTTGTATTCCATCGTGGAAATGCTCTCCTTGTCGAACAGCAAACACCACGGTGAGATGTCCCGATCGCTCCAGGCCGTTTCAAACGCACACGTCTGATAAATGGCGTGTACCTCTTCCGGGCTGACGAACGTTCCGAT comes from the Anopheles coluzzii chromosome 2, AcolN3, whole genome shotgun sequence genome and includes:
- the LOC120949251 gene encoding uncharacterized protein LOC120949251, which produces MNFSDVVLETPLIVEKSKFTTTAILFLQRQNSQEVYCDFVPAADEPFRPNYDRIKLKRLSVLNLSMCVICRCDIKYNNQRRALKCDHAFHAKCIKQWTSFQNICPICRIEL
- the LOC120949250 gene encoding transmembrane emp24 domain-containing protein eca; the encoded protein is MFNPSLFVVLATLLFVPLSNGLYFHIGETERKCFIEEIPDETTVVANYKVELYDPRSGGFMPSSPGIGMHVEIKDPDDKTILSRVYSSEGRISFTSHIPGEHVLCMYSNSTAWFSGSQLRVHLDIQVGEHTIDYANVAQKEKLTELQLRIRQLLDQVDQITKEQNYQRYREERFRQTSDSTNQRVLWWSVAQTVVLLIMGVWQMRHLKSFFEAKKLV